In Oncorhynchus gorbuscha isolate QuinsamMale2020 ecotype Even-year linkage group LG08, OgorEven_v1.0, whole genome shotgun sequence, one genomic interval encodes:
- the vcam1a gene encoding vascular cell adhesion protein 1, with product MAAFALWIVLLPIAASKFALNLTPKHPMARVGDSLVLTCKASGCAEAVTFTWSSLIDRSLYGKTETNGTVSLQIFNPLEIHHVNTVVCKATCRTKGEVPQNAQKSTKVNVYALPKDPTISRSDLLTEGQESNLTCTVPDVYPAERLIIEWLLGDEVLLKQDEHLEVQTVTSVLKYRPTAQNNGQNITCRATLDIGIDKRTRETVTSMTIQYSPRNITISENTQVKIGDGFTLTCRAVGNPEPTVLWRKLDQDGRSVVAGEGATLLVEEASWSHGGEYECVAHNVVGNLTAHMTVNVQGLPEKPVLYLSPSGELKAGDSVTITCQSESGPQGHVTITCQSESGPQGRVALRQLSGSQGAELQSNQGHTSITVQLLTARDSGLYECQATNPYGKQTSSINITVFDELYTETQRTTATVASMTVQYSPRNITISENTQVKIGDGFTLTCRAVGNPEPTVLWRKLDQDGRSVVAGEGATLLVEEASWSHGGEYECVAHNVVGNLTAHMTVNVQGLPEKPVLYLSPSGELKAGDSVTITCQSESGPQGRVALRQLSGSQGAELQSNQGHTSITVQLLTARDSGLYECQATNPYGKQTSSINITVFDELYTETQRTTATVASMTVQYSPRNITISENTQVKIGDGFTLTCRAEGNPEPTVLWRKLDQDGRSVVAGEGATLLVEEASWSHGGEYECVAHNVVGNLTAHMTVNVQDKSVNPKTVIIPAACFVFMTAAAATLMRFLKRAKQASSYELARTV from the exons ATGGCTGCGTTCGCGCTTTGGATAGTATTGCTGCCTATTGCAG CGTCGAAATTTGCCCTAAACCTCACACCGAAGCATCCCATGGCTCGAGTCGGCGACAGTCTGGTCCTGACGTGCAAAGCCAGTGGTTGCGCCGAAGCCGTCACGTTCACCTGGTCTTCATTGATTGACCGGTCACTCTACGGTAAAACGGAGACCAACGGGACAGTGTCCCTGCAAATATTTAACCCGTTGGAAATTCATCACGTCAACACGGTCGTCTGTAAGGCCACATGCAGAACCAAAGGAGAAGTTCCACAAAACGCGCAAAAGTCTACTAAGGTGAACGTCTACG CCTTACCAAAGGATCCCACCATATCAAGAAGTGACCTTTTGACTGAGGGTCAGGAGAGTAACCTCACCTGTACAGTTCCAGATGTGTACCCAGCTGAACGTCTAATCATTGAGTGGCTACTGGGAGATGAAGTTCTCCTCAAACAAGATGAACATCTGGAAGTCCAGACTGTCACCTCAGTGTTGAAATACAGACCGACAGCCCAGAACAATGGACAGAATATTACCTGCAGAGCCACGCTGGACATTGGGATTGACAAGAGAACCAGAGAGACTGTCACCTCAATGACCATTCAAT ATTCCCCCAGAAATATCACTATCTCAGAGAACACTCAGGTGAAAATCGGAGACGGTTTTACACTGACGTGTCGTGCTGTGGGGAACCCTGAACCTACAGTGTTGTGGAGAAAACTGGACCAAGATGGCCGCTCAGTCGTGGCAGGAGAGGGAGCGACCCTATTGGTGGAAGAAGCGTCATGGTCCCACGGTGGAGAGTATGAATGCGTGGCCCACAACGTCGTAGGAAACCTTACAGCTCACATGACTGTTAATGTTCAAG GTCTTCCAGAGAAGCCTGTTCTTTATCTGAGCCCATCTGGTGAGCTGAAAGCGGGGGACAGTGTGACCATTACCTGCCAATCAGAGAGTGGGCCGCAGGGGCATGTGACCATTACCTGCCAATCAGAGAGTGGGCCGCAGGGGCGTGTGGCGTTACGTCAGTTGTCCGGCAGTCAGGGGGCGGAGCTACAGTCCAACCAGGGCCACACCTCCATCACTGTCCAATTGCTGACAGCTAGAGACTCGGGACTGTACGAATGTCAGGCTACCAATCCCTATGGGAAACAGACATCTTCCATTAACATCACAGTCTTCGATGAGCTTTATACAGAGACCCAGAGAACCACAGCGACTGTCGCATCAATGACAGTTCAAT ATTCCCCCAGAAATATCACTATCTCAGAGAACACTCAGGTGAAAATCGGAGACGGTTTTACACTGACGTGTCGTGCTGTGGGGAACCCTGAACCTACAGTGTTGTGGAGAAAACTGGACCAAGATGGCCGCTCAGTCGTGGCAGGAGAGGGAGCGACCCTATTGGTGGAAGAAGCGTCATGGTCCCACGGTGGAGAGTATGAATGCGTGGCCCACAACGTCGTAGGAAACCTTACAGCTCACATGACTGTTAATGTTCAAG GTCTTCCAGAGAAGCCTGTTCTTTATCTGAGCCCATCTGGTGAGCTGAAAGCGGGGGACAGTGTGACCATTACCTGCCAATCAGAGAGTGGGCCGCAGGGGCGTGTGGCGTTACGTCAGTTGTCCGGCAGTCAGGGGGCGGAGCTACAGTCCAACCAGGGCCACACCTCCATCACTGTCCAATTGCTGACAGCTAGAGACTCGGGACTGTACGAATGTCAGGCTACCAATCCCTATGGGAAACAGACATCTTCCATTAACATCACAGTCTTCGATGAGCTTTATACAGAGACCCAGAGAACCACAGCGACTGTCGCATCAATGACAGTTCAAT ATTCCCCCAGAAATATCACTATCTCAGAGAACACTCAGGTGAAAATCGGAGACGGTTTTACACTGACGTGTCGTGCTGAGGGGAACCCTGAACCTACAGTGTTGTGGAGAAAACTGGACCAAGATGGCCGCTCAGTCGTGGCAGGAGAGGGAGCGACCCTATTGGTGGAAGAAGCGTCATGGTCCCACGGTGGAGAGTATGAATGCGTGGCCCACAACGTCGTAGGAAACCTTACAGCTCACATGACTGTTAATGTTCAAG ATAAATCCGTCAATCCAAAGACCGTCATCATACCTGCAGCGTGCTTCGTTTTCATGACCGCTGCTGCCGCGACTCTGATGCGATTCCTGAAGAGAGCAAAACAGGCAAGTTCATATGAACTTGCAAGGACAGTTTAG